The Trichosurus vulpecula isolate mTriVul1 chromosome 3, mTriVul1.pri, whole genome shotgun sequence genome includes a window with the following:
- the LOC118843967 gene encoding prefoldin subunit 5-like yields MVQLENIMELALPQLELLKNQLDQEVEFLSSSIMQLKIVQTKYMEAKECLNVLNKSNEGNELLVPLTSSMYIPGKLHDVEHVLIDVGTGYYVAKSADDAKDFFKRKIDFLTKQMEKIQPALQEKHA; encoded by the coding sequence ATGGTGCAGTTGGAGAACATCATGGAGCTGGCGCTGCCACAGCTGGAGCTGCTCAAGAACCAGCTGGACCAGGAGGTGGAGTTTCTCTCTTCATCCATCATGCAGCTCAAAATTGTACAGACCAAATACATGGAGGCCAAGGAGTGTCTGAATGTGCTGAACAAGAGCAACGAGGGGAATGAATTACTCGTCCCATTGACCAGTTCTATGTACATACCTGGGAAGTTACATGATGTGGAGCATGTTCTCATTGACGTAGGAACTGGCTACTATGTGGCGAAGTCAGCAGATGATGCTAAAGACTTCTTCAAGAGGAAGATTGACTTCCTCACTAAGCAGATGGAAAAAATTCAGCCTGCTCTGCAGGAGAAGCATGCATGA